In a single window of the Serratia quinivorans genome:
- the mtnN_2 gene encoding 5'-methylthioadenosine/S-adenosylhomocysteine nucleosidase → MKVGIIGAMEQEVTLLRDQIENRQTLQRAGCEIYTGQIGGVDVALLKSGIGKVSAAMGTTLLLEHCKPDLVINTGSAGGLASTLKVGDIVVSEEVRYHDADVTAFGYEPGQMAGCPAAFVADDALIALAESCIKQLNLNAVRGLICSGDAFINGAEPLARIRATFPNVAAVEMEAAAVGHVCHLFGTPFVVVRAISDVADSESHMSFEEFLVVAAKQSTLMVNAMLQTLAKRG, encoded by the coding sequence ATGAAAGTAGGCATCATCGGCGCAATGGAGCAGGAAGTCACCCTGCTGCGCGATCAAATTGAAAACCGTCAGACCCTTCAACGCGCGGGCTGTGAAATCTATACCGGTCAGATCGGCGGTGTTGACGTGGCGCTGCTCAAATCCGGCATCGGTAAGGTTTCTGCCGCCATGGGCACCACCCTGCTGCTGGAGCACTGCAAGCCGGATCTGGTGATCAATACCGGTTCCGCCGGTGGCCTGGCCAGCACGCTGAAGGTCGGCGATATTGTGGTATCCGAAGAAGTACGCTACCACGATGCCGACGTGACCGCCTTTGGATACGAGCCAGGCCAGATGGCCGGCTGCCCGGCGGCGTTTGTGGCAGACGACGCGCTGATTGCGCTGGCCGAAAGCTGCATCAAGCAATTGAACCTGAACGCTGTACGCGGCCTGATTTGCAGCGGCGATGCTTTCATTAACGGTGCAGAGCCACTGGCACGCATCCGCGCTACCTTCCCGAACGTGGCGGCAGTAGAAATGGAAGCAGCGGCAGTCGGGCACGTCTGCCACCTGTTCGGCACGCCGTTTGTGGTAGTGCGCGCTATCTCTGACGTGGCCGACAGCGAATCGCACATGAGTTTTGAAGAGTTCCTTGTCGTGGCCGCCAAGCAATCTACGCTGATGGTCAACGCCATGCTGCAGACTCTGGCTAAGCGCGGTTGA
- the btuF gene encoding Vitamin B12-binding protein precursor has translation MALPAGAAQRVISLAPNTTELAYAAGMGDTLLAVSAYSDYPPAASKLEQVASWQGINLERVLALKPDLILAWRGGNPQRVLDQIASFGIPIFYADATTIDDIAQRLDDLAQYSPHPEQAHQAANAIRQQIAALKAKYPHSQPRRVLLQFGTQPLFTSSGATLQSQVLSLCGAENIFADSRMPWPQISREQVLARQPQAIIITGDQKEIASVKAFWAPQLQVPVLAVNGDWFNRAGPRIMLAAQQLCSQLAEIH, from the coding sequence ATGGCGCTGCCTGCCGGCGCCGCCCAACGGGTGATCAGCCTGGCACCCAACACCACCGAGCTTGCCTATGCTGCCGGCATGGGCGATACCCTGCTGGCAGTGAGTGCTTATTCCGATTATCCCCCGGCGGCCAGCAAGCTGGAACAAGTCGCTTCCTGGCAAGGCATCAACCTGGAGCGGGTGCTGGCGCTAAAGCCGGATCTGATCCTGGCCTGGCGCGGCGGCAATCCACAACGGGTGCTGGATCAGATCGCCTCTTTTGGCATCCCGATCTTTTATGCCGATGCCACCACCATCGATGACATCGCCCAGCGGCTGGATGACCTGGCCCAATACAGCCCACACCCAGAACAAGCGCATCAGGCCGCGAACGCGATCCGTCAGCAAATTGCCGCGCTGAAAGCAAAATATCCGCACAGTCAGCCGCGACGGGTGTTGCTGCAATTCGGCACCCAGCCGCTGTTCACCAGCTCTGGCGCGACGTTGCAAAGTCAGGTGTTGTCGTTGTGCGGCGCAGAGAACATCTTTGCCGACAGCCGCATGCCGTGGCCGCAAATCAGCCGCGAGCAGGTACTGGCCCGCCAACCGCAGGCCATCATCATTACCGGTGACCAAAAGGAAATCGCCAGCGTGAAAGCCTTCTGGGCGCCGCAACTGCAGGTACCGGTGCTTGCGGTGAATGGCGACTGGTTCAACCGCGCCGGCCCACGCATCATGCTGGCGGCCCAGCAACTGTGCAGTCAACTGGCGGAGATTCATTAA
- the yadS gene encoding Predicted membrane protein, translating to MLVFWLDILGTAVFAISGVLLAGKLRMDPFGVLVLGVVTAVGGGTIRDMALANGPVFWVKDPTDLVVAMITCVLTLLLVRQPRRLPKWILPVLDAVGLAVFVGIGVNKAFAADASPLVAICMGVITGVGGGIIRDVLAREIPMILRTEIYATACIIGGIVHATAYATFGMPLQQAMMLGMGITLAIRLAAIRWHLKLPAFILER from the coding sequence ATGCTGGTGTTCTGGCTGGATATTCTCGGCACCGCGGTTTTCGCCATTTCCGGTGTGTTGTTGGCAGGCAAGTTGCGGATGGACCCGTTCGGCGTACTGGTACTCGGCGTAGTCACGGCGGTCGGTGGCGGCACTATTCGCGATATGGCGTTAGCCAACGGGCCGGTATTCTGGGTGAAAGATCCGACCGACCTGGTGGTCGCCATGATCACCTGCGTGCTGACGCTGCTGCTGGTACGCCAGCCGCGCCGCCTGCCCAAGTGGATCCTGCCGGTGCTGGACGCCGTTGGGCTGGCGGTGTTTGTCGGCATCGGGGTCAATAAAGCCTTTGCGGCCGACGCCAGTCCGCTGGTGGCAATCTGCATGGGAGTGATCACCGGGGTCGGCGGCGGTATTATCCGCGATGTGCTGGCGCGGGAAATTCCGATGATTCTGCGAACTGAAATTTACGCCACCGCCTGTATTATCGGCGGCATTGTGCATGCTACGGCCTATGCGACCTTCGGTATGCCGCTGCAACAGGCAATGATGCTCGGCATGGGCATCACGCTGGCGATCCGCCTGGCGGCCATTCGCTGGCACCTGAAACTTCCCGCCTTTATCCTCGAACGCTAA